One Sphingomonas sp. LHG3406-1 genomic window carries:
- the carA gene encoding glutamine-hydrolyzing carbamoyl-phosphate synthase small subunit: MANPAPTAAPMGATGALVFADGRVVWGRGFGAEGAEVAELCFHTAMTGYQEVMTDPSFARQVVCFTFPHIGNVGANDEDVEADDPHAVGAIVREPVTSPSNFRSTVDFPEWMKRHGRIGLAGVDTRALTRLVRREGPPTVVIAHDAEGKFDLPELQRMAREWPGLEGMDLAKEVSCEQLRVWSGGKWEIEIGYADKGQEAERPHVVAIDYGSKRNIFRNLVEAGARVTILPATASFEEVMAHDPDGFFLSNGPGDPAATGEYAIPVIRQMLDTGKPLFGICLGHQLLALAVGGRTSKMFQGHRGANHPVKRLADGQVEITSMNHGFAVEREGLPNNVRETHVSLFDGSNCGIELADRPAFSVQYHPEASPGPQDSFYLFERFVGMMR; encoded by the coding sequence ATGGCCAATCCTGCGCCCACTGCTGCGCCCATGGGAGCCACCGGCGCTCTCGTTTTCGCCGATGGGCGCGTGGTGTGGGGCAGGGGATTCGGAGCCGAGGGCGCGGAGGTGGCGGAGCTTTGCTTCCACACCGCCATGACCGGCTACCAGGAGGTGATGACCGATCCGAGCTTCGCCCGGCAGGTCGTCTGCTTCACCTTCCCGCACATCGGCAATGTCGGCGCGAACGACGAGGACGTCGAGGCGGACGATCCCCATGCGGTGGGCGCGATCGTGCGCGAGCCGGTGACATCGCCGTCCAACTTCCGCTCGACGGTCGATTTTCCCGAGTGGATGAAGCGGCATGGGCGGATCGGGCTGGCCGGGGTGGACACGCGGGCGCTGACCCGGCTGGTGCGCCGCGAGGGGCCGCCGACGGTGGTCATCGCCCATGATGCCGAGGGGAAGTTCGATCTTCCCGAGCTGCAGCGCATGGCGCGGGAATGGCCGGGGTTGGAGGGGATGGACCTCGCGAAGGAGGTATCCTGCGAGCAGCTTCGCGTGTGGAGCGGCGGCAAATGGGAGATCGAGATCGGCTATGCCGACAAGGGGCAGGAAGCGGAGCGGCCCCACGTCGTCGCCATCGACTATGGCTCCAAGCGCAACATCTTCCGCAATCTGGTCGAGGCCGGCGCGCGGGTGACGATCCTGCCGGCGACTGCCTCCTTCGAGGAGGTGATGGCGCATGACCCCGACGGCTTCTTCCTGTCGAACGGGCCGGGCGATCCGGCGGCGACGGGGGAATATGCCATTCCGGTGATCCGGCAGATGCTGGACACGGGCAAGCCCCTGTTCGGCATCTGCCTCGGCCACCAGTTGCTCGCGCTCGCGGTCGGCGGCCGGACGAGCAAGATGTTCCAGGGCCACCGCGGCGCCAACCATCCGGTCAAGCGCCTCGCCGACGGGCAGGTCGAGATCACCAGCATGAACCACGGCTTCGCGGTCGAGCGCGAAGGCCTGCCCAACAATGTGCGCGAGACGCATGTGTCGCTGTTCGACGGGTCGAATTGCGGGATCGAGCTGGCGGACCGGCCGGCCTTCAGCGTGCAATATCATCCCGAGGCGAGCCCGGGGCCGCAGGATAGTTTCTATCTATTCGAGCGGTTCGTGGGGATGATGCGGTGA
- a CDS encoding GatB/YqeY domain-containing protein, whose protein sequence is MIRDTIKTALVTAMKGGDKAATATIRLIQSAIKNRDIELRTASASADDDAVVTEVLQKMIKQRRESVTLYRQGGREELAAQEESEIAVIERFLPAQLSDEEASAKVREIIAELGASSMKDMGRVMAAVKERLGTSIEPARASGLVKGALAG, encoded by the coding sequence ATGATCCGCGACACCATCAAGACCGCCCTCGTCACCGCCATGAAGGGCGGGGACAAGGCTGCCACCGCCACCATCCGACTCATCCAGAGCGCCATCAAGAACCGCGACATCGAACTGCGCACCGCCTCGGCCTCGGCTGACGACGATGCCGTGGTCACCGAAGTCCTCCAGAAGATGATCAAGCAGCGCCGCGAATCGGTCACGCTCTATCGCCAGGGCGGCCGCGAGGAACTGGCCGCGCAGGAGGAAAGCGAGATCGCCGTCATCGAACGCTTCCTCCCCGCCCAGCTGTCGGACGAGGAAGCCTCGGCCAAGGTGAGGGAGATCATCGCCGAGCTGGGCGCGTCGAGCATGAAGGACATGGGCCGCGTGATGGCCGCGGTGAAGGAGCGGCTGGGCACAAGCATCGAACCGGCGCGGGCGAGCGGGCTGGTGAAGGGGGCGCTCGCGGGCTAG